The Neobacillus sp. PS3-34 genome has a window encoding:
- a CDS encoding M14 family zinc carboxypeptidase codes for MDKILLIFLLLFSVCEKVSAETVETDAPYSYKMLVTDLVQLRLKYGNEIKIKSIGMSHQGRKIWAARLGHGKKSILLIGSHHGREWMTSMLLMKMLEDYAEAYGHLKLIRPYPSSLLDEVSIWFVPMLNPDGVMIQQSGLKGVPVTQRKQVKKMNEGTEKFVRWKANGLGVDLNRQYPAGWVELGQNPSKPSYQFFKGRKPLVSSETIALINFVKEINPLSAGAYHSAGREIFWEYHNGKNYKRDRLIAEKIAGMTGYNLGKPPEKAVGGGFTDWFLSAYHRPAFTIEISYLVGERNPPLSVFKEEWKRNRYVGVLLADEAHRLMLHNYKQTWDINRKD; via the coding sequence ATGGACAAAATCCTTTTAATTTTTCTTTTGCTTTTTTCAGTCTGTGAAAAGGTATCTGCAGAAACTGTTGAAACTGACGCCCCTTATTCCTATAAAATGCTTGTCACAGATCTAGTCCAGCTGCGCTTGAAATATGGAAATGAAATCAAGATTAAATCTATTGGTATGTCACATCAGGGAAGGAAAATATGGGCGGCCAGGCTTGGGCACGGAAAAAAAAGCATTTTGCTCATCGGTTCCCATCATGGCAGGGAATGGATGACAAGTATGCTGTTAATGAAGATGCTTGAAGATTACGCGGAAGCATATGGCCATTTAAAACTCATTCGCCCATACCCATCTTCTCTATTGGACGAGGTTTCGATCTGGTTTGTCCCGATGCTGAATCCGGACGGAGTAATGATACAGCAGAGCGGACTAAAAGGGGTGCCTGTTACACAGAGAAAGCAAGTGAAAAAAATGAATGAAGGTACAGAAAAGTTTGTAAGATGGAAAGCAAATGGACTGGGAGTTGATCTGAACAGGCAGTATCCTGCAGGCTGGGTAGAGCTCGGGCAAAATCCTTCAAAACCTTCGTACCAATTTTTTAAAGGCAGAAAGCCTCTCGTCTCAAGTGAAACAATCGCACTTATCAATTTCGTTAAGGAAATCAATCCATTATCAGCAGGCGCTTATCATTCTGCCGGCAGGGAAATTTTCTGGGAGTACCATAACGGGAAGAATTATAAACGGGATCGATTGATTGCCGAAAAGATTGCCGGAATGACTGGCTATAATTTAGGAAAGCCTCCGGAGAAAGCAGTTGGCGGCGGATTTACCGACTGGTTTTTATCCGCATATCATCGGCCAGCCTTTACAATTGAAATTAGTTACCTCGTTGGAGAAAGAAATCCGCCTTTGTCTGTATTTAAGGAGGAGTGGAAACGGAACCGATATGTAGGTGTTTTGCTTGCTGATGAAGCACACCGGCTTATGCTACATAATTATAAACAGACGTGGGATATTAACAGAAAAGATTGA
- a CDS encoding efflux RND transporter permease subunit, giving the protein MKRIVEATMQRAILMIVCVVIILAWGGISAFQMQRDYLPGINNTTLTVSMRVPGYQAAQVKQQVTDNLESAVKMTDGLSNVETTSYDGGLFMSLYFPMNADMKQAEDQVNKALANADLPSTITSTPSVTRLTTSSFPILTYSLTSSKLDEPTLRSTAQQEIVRQLKTVPGVADVSVFGGAKDGYVLTVRMKDLMKNGLTLDDINKSFSMSLPAMPQGNIVNNQLSIPVSFDGLQLTQQQMDNSTIKNKEGKAIPVSAFGTITHSLNDFKTVSRTNGAPSVTLNVIKTPSANITDVAEQVKDRVSHLHLDTVNPKDVSFHILLDREKELNSSLFGLVREGLLGCLFSMICVFFFFRNVRSTLLIAISLPISLLATTAFLKSMGITLNILTVSGLIVAMGRIVDDSIVILDNMYRKREESKDKSLLSILASSVTEMIPAILGSTLTTIAVYIPIAFVGGVISASYSGFAWSVVIALIISFFVAMLVIPALAFMGWKGGNATKKTVKLDYAMKPVLQSAFKHKKAMIIVSILVFVGAGIYSAFLPVSLLPSGKIGQIAIKAELPKGSTLIQVDSEVQKIEKKLKANPKVSAYSSNFGSTMTPQSDDVFDQGGGYITYPNIANLAVVLKNDKDADSVIQELQKQLPSLSKDVIYTVTSQNISGDDSQMRILFTGSDQVTLDKTAQEARTTLSKITDLSVDGKVDLTNGSPKYKVTFDQKAIQDKEIKVADILTVVNRYMSSPKDATISVNHKALPVDQYLDQIASGTNSPITINASANEVLASLAAETLNGINGEKVRFDQIATVSKDTSSSTISERDGQPFSLVTAQITSNDISKVSNEADKALSDMKLPKDVTYSLGGISEQVKQMIFDMSIAVAFSILLVLLITSSIFKGWRSPLAVLLSIPLALSGVVIALVLFGGEWNLAALIGILMLTGIVVTNGIVLIDKIERNRKEGMPVKEAVLSGSLSRIRPILMTAAATVLTLLPLALSHNADTVISQTLGIVVIGGMVTSTINSFIIIPIIYEWLHKKPATKNANTMAERQIS; this is encoded by the coding sequence ATGAAACGAATTGTAGAGGCAACCATGCAAAGAGCTATTCTCATGATTGTGTGCGTTGTCATTATTTTGGCATGGGGAGGAATTTCTGCATTCCAAATGCAAAGAGATTACTTGCCTGGCATAAATAATACTACCCTAACGGTTAGTATGAGAGTGCCGGGGTATCAAGCTGCTCAGGTAAAACAGCAAGTCACTGATAATTTGGAAAGTGCTGTCAAAATGACCGATGGTTTATCAAATGTTGAAACCACGTCTTATGATGGCGGTTTATTTATGAGCTTGTATTTTCCGATGAATGCGGATATGAAACAAGCAGAAGACCAGGTGAATAAAGCACTGGCAAATGCAGACCTTCCTTCAACGATTACAAGCACACCTTCAGTGACAAGGTTAACAACCAGTTCTTTTCCAATTTTAACTTATAGCTTAACAAGCTCAAAATTAGATGAACCAACGCTGCGTTCGACTGCTCAACAAGAAATTGTTAGACAATTAAAAACAGTTCCTGGTGTAGCGGATGTTTCGGTGTTTGGGGGAGCGAAAGATGGATATGTACTAACCGTTCGAATGAAAGACCTTATGAAAAATGGCCTGACATTAGATGACATTAATAAATCGTTTTCTATGTCTCTTCCAGCCATGCCGCAGGGGAATATTGTAAACAATCAATTATCTATACCTGTTTCTTTTGATGGGCTGCAATTAACCCAACAGCAAATGGACAACTCAACCATTAAGAATAAGGAAGGAAAAGCCATTCCTGTTTCCGCATTTGGAACGATCACTCATTCTTTAAATGATTTTAAAACTGTTTCTAGAACAAACGGTGCACCAAGTGTCACATTAAATGTAATCAAAACGCCATCAGCTAATATTACTGATGTGGCAGAACAAGTAAAAGACCGCGTTTCTCATCTTCACTTGGATACAGTAAATCCAAAGGATGTTTCGTTCCATATTTTACTTGACCGAGAAAAAGAATTAAACAGCTCACTTTTCGGATTAGTTCGAGAAGGTTTACTTGGCTGCCTATTCTCCATGATTTGTGTATTCTTCTTTTTCAGAAATGTTAGATCGACTTTATTAATTGCGATTTCATTGCCAATTTCATTATTAGCAACAACTGCTTTCTTAAAATCCATGGGAATCACGTTAAACATTTTAACTGTTTCAGGTTTAATTGTTGCGATGGGCCGAATTGTCGATGACTCCATTGTTATTTTAGACAACATGTATCGAAAACGGGAAGAATCGAAAGATAAGTCTCTGCTTTCCATACTTGCATCATCTGTTACTGAAATGATTCCTGCGATATTAGGTTCTACCTTAACAACAATTGCTGTTTATATTCCAATCGCCTTTGTTGGGGGAGTCATTAGTGCTTCTTATAGCGGATTTGCCTGGTCAGTAGTTATTGCACTCATTATTTCATTCTTTGTAGCGATGCTTGTCATCCCTGCTCTTGCTTTCATGGGATGGAAAGGCGGAAATGCAACAAAGAAAACCGTCAAACTTGATTATGCAATGAAACCAGTACTGCAATCTGCTTTTAAACACAAAAAAGCAATGATTATTGTTTCTATATTGGTTTTCGTGGGTGCAGGTATCTATTCTGCTTTCCTTCCAGTGAGTTTATTACCTAGTGGAAAAATCGGCCAAATTGCTATTAAAGCAGAATTGCCTAAAGGAAGCACCTTAATTCAAGTAGATTCTGAAGTACAAAAAATTGAAAAAAAATTAAAGGCAAACCCAAAAGTCAGTGCGTATTCATCCAATTTTGGTTCTACCATGACACCACAAAGTGATGATGTGTTTGACCAGGGAGGAGGCTATATAACATATCCAAATATCGCCAACCTTGCCGTTGTTTTGAAAAATGACAAGGATGCTGATTCTGTTATTCAAGAGTTACAAAAACAGCTTCCATCATTATCTAAAGACGTGATTTATACCGTAACAAGCCAGAATATTTCTGGTGATGATTCACAAATGCGCATTCTATTTACTGGTTCAGACCAAGTAACATTGGATAAAACAGCTCAAGAAGCAAGAACAACTTTGTCTAAAATAACGGACCTGAGTGTAGATGGAAAAGTGGATTTAACAAATGGCTCTCCAAAGTACAAAGTTACATTTGACCAAAAAGCGATCCAAGATAAAGAGATAAAAGTTGCTGACATTCTAACGGTTGTTAATCGTTATATGTCCTCACCTAAAGATGCAACAATTAGTGTTAACCATAAGGCACTACCTGTCGATCAATATTTAGACCAAATTGCATCAGGAACAAATTCTCCTATTACGATAAATGCTTCTGCTAATGAAGTTTTAGCCTCATTAGCGGCTGAAACGTTAAATGGAATTAACGGAGAAAAGGTTCGTTTTGATCAAATAGCAACTGTTTCAAAAGATACTTCTTCATCAACCATTAGCGAGAGAGATGGACAGCCATTCTCTCTTGTGACAGCACAGATTACATCCAACGATATAAGTAAGGTATCAAATGAAGCAGACAAAGCTCTAAGCGACATGAAACTTCCAAAAGATGTAACCTATTCATTGGGCGGAATTTCTGAACAAGTAAAACAAATGATTTTCGATATGTCCATTGCGGTTGCATTTTCAATTTTATTAGTATTATTGATAACTTCTTCTATATTCAAAGGGTGGAGATCACCACTAGCGGTTCTTTTAAGCATTCCGCTTGCTTTAAGTGGCGTAGTTATTGCCTTAGTTTTATTTGGTGGAGAATGGAACTTAGCAGCATTAATTGGTATATTGATGCTTACCGGTATTGTAGTAACAAACGGTATTGTGTTAATTGACAAAATCGAAAGAAATCGAAAAGAAGGAATGCCTGTTAAAGAAGCTGTTTTGAGCGGCAGCCTTTCAAGGATCAGACCTATATTAATGACAGCAGCAGCAACAGTCCTTACTTTGTTACCACTTGCTTTATCACATAATGCCGATACAGTCATTTCCCAAACACTCGGTATTGTCGTAATTGGAGGTATGGTAACATCAACAATCAACAGCTTTATTATCATCCCGATCATTTATGAATGGCTGCATAAAAAACCGGCTACAAAAAATGCAAATACTATGGCTGAAAGACAAATAAGTTAA
- a CDS encoding NADPH-dependent FMN reductase, which yields MNIVIVNGSARVKGRTGIVSRHIQRKYGVELIDLSQLNLPIYNGEEEQYGLAEVKHLVEMISNADGIILASPEYHSGMSGALKNALDFLGSKQFSHKPVALLAAAGGGKGGINALNNMRVVARGLYANVIPRQLVMDPNCFDYEKDGLLADADVLAKQLVDELRMYVKIHASIMEK from the coding sequence ATGAATATTGTAATTGTGAATGGAAGCGCTAGAGTTAAAGGGAGAACAGGTATTGTATCAAGGCATATCCAAAGAAAGTATGGAGTTGAATTAATCGATCTTAGCCAATTAAACCTGCCAATTTATAATGGTGAAGAAGAACAATACGGTTTGGCCGAAGTAAAACACCTCGTAGAGATGATAAGTAACGCAGACGGCATCATTCTTGCATCACCAGAGTATCACAGTGGGATGAGCGGAGCATTGAAGAACGCCCTCGATTTCTTAGGGAGCAAGCAATTCTCCCATAAGCCGGTTGCTCTGTTGGCTGCTGCGGGCGGGGGAAAGGGAGGTATCAATGCCCTAAATAATATGAGAGTGGTGGCAAGGGGACTTTACGCAAATGTGATTCCGAGACAGCTTGTCATGGATCCTAATTGCTTTGATTATGAGAAGGATGGGCTGCTTGCTGATGCGGATGTGCTGGCGAAGCAATTGGTGGACGAACTCCGTATGTATGTAAAGATCCACGCATCTATAATGGAGAAATGA
- a CDS encoding MFS transporter, whose amino-acid sequence MKGLYKDRRFHFILSANILSSIGSGITMIAVPWLLVSRVHGGSLFGYITILMTAVNFFITPLIGHLIDRYSRKKILLIGEIIGFFIVLLFAVQGILGIKFQVWHYIVLYGSGSFYYNLFYPAIFAFNQEIFDKSVYRPLNGAMEIQGQLSSVAAGALAAILMTKVDLHWLLLFDAFTYISAFLLFLKIPYQRRVHTGQKIKFWLKITEGYRYIHRKPALFLYLTASLMPFIGVMVTNYVFPVYLKEVLHVSASIYGMQSMVYGIGAVAAGVVVPILAFKRGNEFSITVTIFVYAAAISAVILIKSIPLYFILTILLAFGNAGTRVARNAYMMEKVPNDVMGRVDSLFRLIGLGLRLILLSVFTGLSIQNNISFSFYILSFLLAASFVIILFINRMDNKQAIDITTT is encoded by the coding sequence ATGAAGGGTCTATATAAGGACCGTCGTTTTCATTTCATCCTTTCGGCTAATATCCTTTCTTCAATAGGGTCAGGAATCACAATGATCGCTGTTCCCTGGCTCCTCGTTTCTCGGGTGCATGGAGGCAGTTTATTTGGTTATATTACCATTTTAATGACTGCGGTTAATTTTTTTATCACACCGTTGATCGGGCATTTAATTGATCGGTATTCCAGGAAGAAAATATTGCTTATCGGAGAAATAATCGGTTTTTTCATTGTATTGTTATTCGCTGTCCAGGGAATTTTAGGGATCAAATTCCAGGTTTGGCATTATATCGTATTATATGGAAGCGGCAGCTTTTATTACAATCTTTTCTATCCTGCCATATTTGCATTTAATCAGGAGATTTTCGATAAATCTGTGTATAGGCCGTTGAATGGAGCAATGGAAATCCAGGGGCAGCTATCCAGTGTTGCGGCAGGAGCACTTGCGGCAATATTAATGACAAAGGTCGATCTTCACTGGCTGCTTTTGTTTGATGCTTTCACTTATATCAGCGCGTTTCTGCTTTTCTTAAAGATACCTTATCAGCGAAGGGTTCATACAGGACAAAAGATAAAGTTTTGGCTGAAAATTACTGAAGGGTACCGTTATATCCACAGAAAGCCTGCTTTGTTTTTGTATCTTACTGCGTCGCTCATGCCGTTCATCGGTGTCATGGTGACGAATTATGTATTCCCGGTTTATTTAAAGGAGGTCCTCCATGTCAGTGCTTCTATTTATGGGATGCAGAGCATGGTTTATGGAATTGGTGCAGTAGCTGCAGGAGTTGTTGTCCCGATTCTTGCTTTTAAGAGAGGGAATGAATTTTCAATCACTGTTACCATTTTTGTTTATGCTGCCGCCATTTCTGCAGTTATCCTTATTAAATCTATTCCATTATATTTCATATTGACGATTTTGCTGGCTTTTGGAAATGCCGGTACAAGGGTCGCACGAAATGCCTATATGATGGAAAAGGTTCCTAATGATGTAATGGGCCGAGTAGACAGCTTATTCAGGCTGATTGGACTCGGATTGAGGCTTATCCTGCTAAGTGTGTTTACAGGATTAAGCATACAAAATAACATTTCCTTTAGTTTTTATATATTATCCTTTTTGCTTGCTGCTTCGTTTGTCATCATTCTTTTCATTAATAGAATGGACAACAAACAGGCAATAGACATCACAACTACTTAA
- a CDS encoding YhdB family protein: MNKMDYDRALYYTHRSQWDNLLILMVRTPDQFLSKKIEQFLHAYHFEHDYTVIERNLYSLLRYIDHANGTVEDNQPETPMYSLS; the protein is encoded by the coding sequence ATGAATAAGATGGATTATGATCGGGCGTTATATTATACGCACCGCTCACAATGGGACAATCTGTTAATATTAATGGTCCGAACTCCAGACCAATTTTTATCTAAAAAAATTGAACAATTCCTTCATGCTTATCACTTTGAACATGACTATACCGTCATTGAAAGAAATTTATACTCTCTTTTGCGATACATCGACCACGCAAATGGGACAGTTGAAGATAACCAACCAGAAACACCAATGTATAGTCTCTCCTGA
- a CDS encoding DUF3889 domain-containing protein, whose translation MKKHLGLLIAAAILLMSIGTQSAMAQKTDYEKYGRIAISVVKADYPEAEVREYEYLGREKVSDTDVVDSFRFQIKEKGKMSYVTIKIKHNLTNNKLLNLTVETPQQ comes from the coding sequence TTGAAAAAGCATCTTGGATTGCTGATTGCCGCTGCAATACTTTTAATGAGCATAGGAACTCAGTCCGCAATGGCACAGAAAACTGATTATGAGAAATACGGAAGAATAGCGATATCGGTCGTTAAAGCGGATTATCCTGAAGCGGAGGTCAGGGAATACGAGTATTTAGGGAGAGAAAAGGTTTCAGATACAGACGTCGTTGACTCCTTTCGTTTTCAGATAAAAGAAAAAGGAAAGATGAGTTATGTCACGATAAAAATCAAGCATAATTTAACCAATAACAAGCTGCTGAATCTTACAGTGGAAACCCCTCAACAATAA